A genomic region of Papaver somniferum cultivar HN1 chromosome 7, ASM357369v1, whole genome shotgun sequence contains the following coding sequences:
- the LOC113294638 gene encoding uncharacterized protein LOC113294638, translated as MANKEKLQELTTTINQNSASIIEIKDDMGSIKGEIGSLQTFVADLDSKLSSIFDLLSTIQQQGSHRTPDPQSSGAPPPPQGGGFDDINRLIKNFRHPAPSKFTRTPKVDFPRFNGTNPHGWVLKCERYFHLHNFPEEERVDMAAIHFDSQVDPWYLNYQQGKQSITWATFVQGLYARFEDVAHDNYVISFNKLYQTSTVEDYYDKWEHYKSYMVTNNPNPARPENFYTLSFISGLKEEIRTVVQMFKPADTSTTFYLARLQQASVYPQPKPIKSFARPFTPTLLSVSHPPSTIKPFFSSTSTFSKGTGTSPPPILTHPLTPTKHSPDSTLPPMKRLTHAQMQQGDVSTEEVIDASHSGGEFPIEISLHALTGATTHETIRISGHLNKHTVTVLIDTCSTHSFIDATLISQLGLHVSPTGHMLVTVANGDSTISQDICHNLTWEMQGYQFSANLRSLPLGGCDIVLEADWIRQLGDVLFNFALLRISFLHQGSTITLQGTHSKPSLSLISGSSFVKYLKQNTPTIIGQFFSISSTPIIPPLPAVSTLLDTFADVFAEPTGLPPSRPLDHKIPLKTGSNPTSQRPYKCPYIHKFVVESLVSEMLSNGVIQKSHSPFAAPILLVKNKDDTWRFCVDYHKLNDITVKDKFPIPLIKELLDELNRSVVFS; from the exons ATGGCTAACAAAGAAAAACTACAAGAACTTACCACCACCATTAATCAAAATTCTGCTTCTATCATCGAAATCAAAGACGACATGGGATCTATCAAAGGCGAAATTGGCTCCTTACAGACTTTTGTTGCTGATTTAGATTCCAAACTTTCTTCTATCTTCGATTTACTTTCTACTATTCAGCAGCAAGGTTCACATCGAACTCCAGATCCACAGTCATCTGGTGCTCCTCCACCTCCTCAGGGCGGCGGCTTTGATGATATCAATCGGCTTATCAAGAATTTTCGTCATCCTGCTCCTAGTAAATTCACTCGTACCCCAAAGGTAGATTTTCCTAGATTCAATGGTACAAACCCTCATGGCTGGGTTCTTAAGTGTGAACGATATTTTCACCTTCATAACTTCCCCGAAGAAGAACGTGTTGATATGGCTGCCATACACTTCGATTCTCAGGTTGATCCCTGGTATCTCAACTATCAACAAGGTAAACAATCTATTACTTGGGCTACCTTTGTTCAGGGTTTATATGCTCGTTTTGAGGATGTTGCACATGATAACTATGTCATAAGTTTTAATAAATTGTACCAAACAAGCACAGTAGAAGACTATTATGATAAATGGGAACACTATAAGAGTTATATGGTAACTAACAATCCCAATCCAGCTCGTCCTGAGAATTTTTATACATTGAGTTTCATTAGTGGGTTGAAGGAGGAAATACGTACTGTTGTGCAAATGTTTAAACCAGCTGATACTTCCACAACTTTTTATCTAGCTAGATTACAACAAGCTTCAGTATATCCACAACCTAAACCAATCAAATCATTCGCTAGACCATTTACCCCTACACTGTTATCTGTTTCACACCCTCCCTCTACTATCAAACCATTTTTCTCTTCTACTTCTACATTCTCCAAAGGTACTGGTACTTCACCACCACCTATCCTAACACACCCACTCACCCcaacaaaacattcaccagattcCACTCTTCCTCCTATGAAACGATTAACCCATGCTCAAATGCAA CAAGGAGACGTATCCACTGAGGAAGTTATTGATGCATCTCATTCAGGTGGCGAATTCCCAATTGAGATTTCCTTACATGCCTTAACAGGGGCCACTACTCATGAAACAATCAGGATATCTGGTCATCTTAACAAGCATACTGTGACTGTCCTTATTGATACATGCAGTACACATAGCTTTATTGATGCAACATTGATTTCGCAGTTGGGTCTACATGTATCTCCTACTGGACACATGTTGGTTACAGTTGCAAATGGGGATAGCACAATCAGTCAAGACATCTGTCACAACCTCACTTGGGAGATGCAAGGCTACCAATTTTCAGCTAACTTACGGTCCTTACCTTTaggtggatgtgacattgtattgGAAGCTGACTGGATTCGCCAACTTGGTGATGTTCTTTTCAACTTTGCTCTCTTGCGCATTTCCTTTCTTCACCAGGGCAGTACGATCACTCTACAGGGTACTCATTCTAAACCCTCTCTTAGCTTAATTAGTGgttcttcttttgtgaaatatcTTAAGCAAAACACGCCCACCATTATTGGCCAATTTTTTTCTATATCATCTACTCCCATCATTCCACCCCTACCTGCAGTTTCCACACTTTTGGATACCTTTGCTGATGTTTTCGCAGAACCAACTGGCCTTCCTCCATCTAGACCCCTTGATCATAAAATACCTCTCAAAACTGGCTCAAACCCTACTTCTCAACGGCCTTATAAATGCCCCTACATACATAAGTTTGTAGTTGAATCTTTAGTTTCTGAAATGTTATCCAATGGTGTCATCCAAAAGAGCCATAGTCCATTTGCTGCTCCTATCCTCTTAGTAAAAAACAAGGATGACACTTGGCGTTTTTGTGTTGATTATCACAAACTGAATGACATTACGGTTAAAGATAAATTCCCCATACCACTTATTAAGGAACTTTTAGATGAGTTGAATAGGTCTGTAGTATTTTCCTAG